One window of Corallococcus silvisoli genomic DNA carries:
- a CDS encoding DNA gyrase/topoisomerase IV subunit B, producing MATKKESYTGADIQVLEGLEPVRKRPAMYIGGTDSTGYHHLLWEIIDNSVDEVINGYATTVEVTLHKGAKSITVVDNGRGIPVDIMPRHKKPAVEVILTTLHSGGKFEQGNYIHSGGLHGVGSSVVNALSSKLVMEIKRDGKRYVQSYARGKATSSLKVEGPARGTGTSTSFEPDAEIFGEKQKFDAEAVRERLEAKSYLHKGMTVVWKDETTTPHTAVTFKHDGGIAEYLTKVVSERQKPIVPTGSTPYYYSRDNEVRLEVALAWTEATDEHIRSYVNGIPTNLGGTHEAGLKAAIVKAMRNYIETHGLSPKGVTLTAEDIREGITAILSVYVVEPQFQGQTKGRLNNPETTAQVDGAIRPALEKWLNDNKSIAEALLARIILAARAREASRAASAAINRKTAVSHRLNLPGKLADCSSTDPQSSELFIVEGDSAGGSAKQGRDRRTQAILPLRGKVLNAEQASTDKVATNKELQDIVSALGCGIGSDFDITKLRYGRVFLLMDADSDGHHIATLLLTFFYRHLRPLIEAGAVHIAQPPLYRVDIGKETYWALDEPDRDRIIREKARGNAKPNIMRFKGLGEMTAEELKTTTLDAKNRISLRVTIDNALETDRIINDLMGKDVSARYKFITEQAGEVQELDV from the coding sequence ATGGCGACCAAGAAGGAAAGCTATACAGGCGCGGACATCCAGGTCCTGGAAGGCCTGGAGCCGGTGCGCAAGCGCCCGGCCATGTACATCGGTGGCACCGACAGCACGGGCTACCACCACCTGCTGTGGGAGATCATCGACAACTCGGTGGACGAGGTCATCAACGGCTACGCCACCACCGTCGAGGTGACGCTGCACAAGGGCGCGAAGTCCATCACCGTCGTGGACAACGGGCGCGGCATCCCGGTGGACATCATGCCCCGGCACAAGAAGCCCGCCGTGGAGGTCATCCTCACGACGCTGCACTCGGGCGGCAAGTTCGAGCAGGGCAACTACATCCACTCGGGCGGTCTGCACGGCGTGGGCAGCTCCGTGGTGAACGCGCTCTCCAGCAAGCTGGTCATGGAGATCAAGCGCGACGGCAAGCGCTACGTGCAGTCCTACGCGCGCGGCAAGGCGACCAGCTCGCTCAAGGTGGAGGGCCCTGCCCGCGGCACCGGCACCTCCACCAGCTTCGAACCGGACGCGGAGATCTTCGGGGAGAAGCAGAAGTTCGACGCGGAGGCGGTGCGCGAGCGCCTGGAGGCGAAGAGCTACCTGCACAAGGGCATGACGGTCGTCTGGAAGGACGAAACCACCACGCCCCACACGGCGGTGACGTTCAAGCACGACGGCGGCATCGCGGAGTACCTCACCAAGGTCGTCTCCGAGCGCCAGAAGCCCATCGTCCCCACCGGCAGCACCCCGTACTACTACTCGCGCGACAACGAGGTCCGGCTGGAGGTCGCCCTGGCGTGGACGGAGGCCACGGACGAGCACATCCGCTCGTACGTCAACGGCATCCCCACGAACCTGGGCGGCACGCACGAGGCGGGCCTCAAGGCCGCCATCGTCAAGGCGATGCGCAACTACATCGAGACGCACGGCCTGTCGCCCAAGGGCGTGACGCTCACCGCGGAGGACATCCGCGAAGGCATCACCGCCATCCTCTCCGTGTACGTGGTGGAGCCCCAGTTCCAGGGGCAGACGAAGGGCCGCCTCAACAACCCGGAGACCACCGCGCAGGTGGACGGCGCCATCCGCCCGGCCCTGGAGAAGTGGCTCAACGACAACAAGTCCATCGCAGAAGCGCTGCTGGCGCGCATCATCCTGGCCGCCCGCGCGCGCGAGGCGTCTCGCGCGGCCTCCGCCGCCATCAACCGCAAGACGGCGGTGAGCCACCGGCTCAACCTCCCCGGGAAGCTGGCGGACTGCTCCTCCACGGATCCTCAGTCGAGCGAGCTGTTCATCGTGGAAGGCGACTCCGCAGGCGGCTCCGCCAAGCAGGGCCGCGACCGTCGCACCCAGGCCATCCTCCCCCTGCGCGGCAAGGTGCTCAACGCGGAGCAGGCCTCCACCGACAAGGTGGCCACCAACAAGGAGCTCCAGGACATCGTCAGCGCGCTGGGGTGCGGCATCGGCTCCGACTTCGACATCACGAAGCTGCGCTACGGGCGCGTCTTCCTGCTGATGGACGCGGACAGCGACGGCCACCACATCGCCACGCTGCTGCTCACGTTCTTCTACCGCCACCTGCGGCCCCTCATCGAGGCGGGCGCGGTGCACATCGCGCAGCCGCCCCTGTACCGGGTGGACATTGGCAAGGAGACGTACTGGGCCCTGGACGAGCCGGACCGCGACCGCATCATCCGCGAGAAGGCCAGGGGCAACGCCAAGCCCAACATCATGCGCTTCAAGGGTCTGGGCGAGATGACCGCCGAAGAGCTGAAGACGACCACGCTCGACGCGAAGAACCGCATCAGCCTGCGCGTCACCATCGACAACGCCCTGGAGACCGACCGCATCATCAACGACCTGATGGGGAAGGATGTCTCGGCGCGTTATAAGTTCATCACCGAGCAGGCGGGCGAGGTGCAGGAACTCGACGTCTGA
- a CDS encoding PEGA domain-containing protein, which translates to MNTTRLALTFALACLLSAPAADAASRRKSPAKKKRPAATKTAPVSEPDEDTFTPPDDAPPASDAPTAATRPAITPAATKPSATKPADVATQIVRAAPSSAVAVFGVARQPVAADSAAKLEDTLTRKLGTAGDVQFVDLATAFPTSAPQGNPKGDALFDEGRAAYDNLDPDTAAVKFKAAADAYVQRPGDLRPEKLGEAYLFQGASQLLNGDVAGAKASFTNALVAEPSLRPDAGLFGQDVQRVFAEAQKDLSAQPQGSLVVTSQPEGARVLVRGRDVGATPLSGVKLAPGHYPVQVVLPGYATSVSYSEVKPATPTEVKAKLAPSPGLAALRDAAAKGGSAQAFDADGVPPEVGAIGERLNARYVVLAAAFQDKKGRLHGEVQAWDLRTKNRLKGLEVDFTKRDGKGSADAAADQVHTFLTGAALPQGRQDTKEPVASSSDSILRKPWFWAAAAGVAAVTAGVVYVATTDRGPGFNPVNGLPGGISF; encoded by the coding sequence GTGAACACCACCCGTCTTGCCCTGACCTTCGCGCTCGCCTGCCTGCTGAGCGCCCCCGCTGCCGACGCCGCCTCCCGGCGCAAGAGCCCCGCCAAGAAGAAGCGCCCCGCCGCGACGAAGACGGCCCCCGTCTCCGAGCCCGACGAGGACACCTTCACCCCGCCGGACGACGCGCCCCCGGCTTCGGACGCTCCTACGGCCGCCACCAGGCCGGCCATCACCCCGGCCGCCACCAAGCCCTCCGCCACGAAGCCCGCTGACGTCGCGACGCAGATCGTGCGCGCGGCTCCCTCGAGCGCGGTGGCGGTGTTCGGCGTGGCCCGCCAGCCGGTCGCGGCGGATTCGGCGGCGAAGCTGGAGGACACGCTGACGCGCAAGCTGGGCACCGCGGGCGACGTGCAGTTCGTGGACCTGGCCACCGCCTTCCCGACGTCGGCGCCGCAGGGCAACCCCAAGGGCGACGCGCTCTTCGATGAAGGCCGCGCCGCGTACGACAACCTGGACCCGGACACCGCGGCGGTGAAGTTCAAGGCGGCTGCGGACGCGTACGTGCAGCGCCCAGGCGACCTGCGCCCGGAGAAGCTGGGCGAGGCGTACCTCTTCCAGGGCGCGTCGCAGCTGCTCAATGGCGACGTGGCGGGCGCGAAGGCCTCGTTCACGAACGCGCTGGTGGCGGAGCCGTCGCTGCGCCCGGACGCGGGCCTGTTCGGCCAGGACGTGCAGCGGGTGTTCGCGGAGGCCCAGAAGGACCTGTCCGCGCAGCCGCAGGGCTCGCTGGTGGTGACGTCCCAGCCCGAGGGCGCGCGCGTGCTGGTGCGCGGCCGCGACGTGGGCGCGACGCCGCTGTCCGGCGTGAAGCTGGCCCCGGGCCACTACCCCGTGCAGGTGGTGCTGCCCGGCTACGCCACGTCCGTGTCGTACTCGGAGGTGAAGCCGGCCACGCCCACGGAGGTGAAGGCGAAGCTGGCCCCCTCGCCCGGCCTGGCCGCGCTGCGCGACGCGGCCGCCAAGGGCGGCTCGGCCCAGGCCTTCGACGCGGACGGCGTGCCCCCGGAAGTGGGCGCCATCGGCGAGCGGCTCAACGCGCGCTACGTGGTGCTGGCCGCCGCGTTCCAGGACAAGAAGGGCCGGCTGCACGGCGAGGTCCAGGCGTGGGACCTGCGCACGAAGAACCGGCTCAAGGGCCTGGAGGTGGACTTCACCAAGCGCGACGGCAAGGGCAGCGCGGACGCCGCCGCGGACCAGGTGCACACCTTCCTCACCGGCGCGGCCCTGCCCCAGGGCCGTCAGGACACCAAGGAGCCGGTGGCGTCCTCCAGCGACTCCATCCTGCGCAAGCCCTGGTTCTGGGCCGCGGCCGCGGGCGTGGCGGCGGTGACCGCGGGCGTGGTGTACGTGGCCACGACGGATCGCGGCCCCGGCTTCAACCCCGTGAACGGTCTGCCCGGTGGAATTTCCTTCTAG
- a CDS encoding PEGA domain-containing protein, translating to MKALLLALVLLPALALSSAPPPGRISALIIPMDPSSESSGVQMETYMNDALGNFSNFSVRKPRDLFGLPDDPAAQASFQRAKKGYEESVKAFEAREYEDAERKVRATLKELEGSVAAMNACFPLCDALALHGAILQLRGDVEEAKLLLIDLMALNPTFELNPKRFSREFMSLRVQVATSRPSQLRGSATFKSRPAGARVYVDGEAVGYTPVTLPTLPVGKHLVRLERPGFRQFGQIAEVTPDDSEVVANLVPTATYKSYDEQLDKVVPDVSRASDKPANAIVALGKSLGLDRTVVGTVRVIPERGTELAVGLFDVKNGKRLGSRRLVLQGDEYGQLKSEMERVVNQLINSEGEQVVRKRDPLESRSGSEDWGSEDRGGQSRQSVKKHSGDDPLDNVSGTEDW from the coding sequence ATGAAAGCCCTCCTGCTCGCGCTCGTGCTGCTGCCCGCCCTGGCGCTGTCGTCCGCGCCCCCGCCGGGCCGCATCTCCGCGCTGATCATCCCGATGGACCCGTCGTCCGAGTCCTCCGGGGTGCAGATGGAGACCTACATGAATGACGCGCTCGGCAACTTCTCCAACTTCTCCGTGCGCAAGCCGCGCGACCTGTTCGGACTGCCGGACGACCCCGCCGCCCAGGCGTCGTTCCAGCGCGCGAAGAAGGGCTACGAGGAGAGCGTCAAGGCCTTCGAGGCCCGCGAGTACGAGGACGCGGAGCGCAAGGTGCGCGCCACGCTCAAGGAGCTGGAGGGCTCCGTCGCGGCGATGAACGCCTGCTTCCCGCTGTGCGACGCCCTGGCGCTGCACGGCGCCATCCTCCAGCTGCGCGGGGACGTGGAGGAGGCGAAGCTGCTCCTCATCGACCTGATGGCGCTCAACCCCACGTTCGAACTCAACCCCAAGCGCTTCAGCCGGGAGTTCATGAGCCTGCGCGTGCAGGTGGCGACGAGCCGTCCGTCCCAGCTGCGGGGCAGCGCCACCTTCAAGTCGCGGCCCGCGGGCGCGCGCGTCTACGTGGACGGCGAGGCGGTGGGCTACACCCCCGTGACGCTGCCCACGCTGCCGGTGGGCAAGCACCTGGTGCGCCTGGAGCGCCCTGGCTTCCGCCAGTTCGGGCAGATCGCGGAGGTGACGCCGGATGACTCGGAGGTCGTCGCGAACCTCGTCCCGACGGCCACCTACAAGTCCTATGACGAACAGTTGGACAAGGTGGTGCCGGATGTCTCCCGGGCCAGCGACAAGCCGGCCAACGCCATCGTCGCCCTGGGCAAGTCGCTGGGACTGGACCGGACGGTGGTGGGCACCGTGCGCGTCATCCCGGAGCGAGGCACGGAGCTGGCGGTGGGCCTGTTCGACGTGAAGAACGGCAAGCGCCTGGGTTCGCGGCGGCTGGTGCTCCAGGGCGACGAATACGGGCAGCTCAAGTCGGAGATGGAGCGGGTGGTCAACCAGCTCATCAACAGCGAGGGCGAGCAGGTCGTCCGCAAGCGCGACCCGCTGGAGAGCCGCAGCGGCTCGGAGGACTGGGGTTCGGAGGACCGGGGCGGACAGTCCCGACAGTCCGTCAAGAAGCATTCCGGGGATGATCCGTTGGATAACGTGTCGGGAACCGAGGATTGGTGA
- the sppA gene encoding signal peptide peptidase SppA, which produces MRHLPLLALLPSLALAQTGAVDRATTPPRGITLPPTNSALVDEAPALALNPAGLGFQEAGQLFYLHERDLGSDTVGDAVFLGARILGLGAGFSLEWIRGENAPDYRKTSFGLSLGPPTLKLGGAVHDYSSDDRAIGRLTSWDVGLTARPFRFLSLAVVARDANAPAHDDFKLPRRYNFGLGLRPLDERYTLGVDWLFAEGGFREGQATYTLQAEVVRGVRLGGGLSHGFVSGIPLALQFAATVDLGHAGLTYAAGGTGHGLDHVVAVRLSSERYRSVHGGGGIVALLDLDDMLAGGVSPALSLLGVSESDPYLRLLKFLDLATRDTRLKGVLVKMEGLPGVGWGTAEELRQAFLKLRAAGKKVVVVMLSGDDRSYLVASAADSVYALTEAALPINGLSATVTSLGGTMDKLGVHWDVARVGEYKTATDQLTRSDMSPAEKETLDAYLDAQVTHYEKAVEAGRKLSPERLRAAWAGGILSSRRAQQAGLLDGVVSATDLHTQVADWFPGLRFHPTYSPRDEREDRWGVRRRIAVVPVLGDITGGSSREDPLGFARIAGAETVVSALKDAQDDPSVVAIVLRVDSGGGDVLASDLMYRAVLEAKKHKPVVASMGDLAASGGYYAAVGADEVIAEPTTLTGSIGVFYLKPALEGLGTKLGVNQETVKRGDMADLLGWWKPWTHEQQAAVQAWVDDSYDTFISEVARCRKLDKAKVDAIARGRVWSGQDALARGLVDKLGGLQDAVAAARERAGVSSREDLDLDVMGGARGFLSSLGGEPGVHALAGVLLPALPERPPEALSLLAREVGLGSPELLRPGLKAMLPYSIRIR; this is translated from the coding sequence ATGCGCCACCTGCCGCTGCTCGCCCTCCTCCCCAGCCTCGCGCTCGCCCAGACGGGCGCCGTCGACAGAGCGACCACCCCGCCCCGGGGCATCACGCTGCCGCCCACCAACTCGGCGCTCGTGGACGAGGCGCCCGCGCTGGCCCTCAACCCCGCCGGCCTGGGCTTCCAGGAAGCGGGGCAGCTCTTCTATCTCCACGAGCGAGACCTGGGGTCCGACACCGTGGGCGACGCCGTCTTCCTGGGCGCGCGCATCCTGGGCCTGGGCGCGGGCTTCTCCCTGGAGTGGATCCGCGGGGAGAACGCGCCGGACTACCGCAAGACGTCCTTCGGCCTGTCGCTGGGCCCCCCCACCCTGAAGCTGGGCGGCGCCGTCCACGACTACAGCTCGGATGACCGCGCCATCGGCCGGTTGACCAGCTGGGACGTGGGCCTCACCGCCCGTCCCTTCCGCTTCCTGTCGCTGGCCGTGGTCGCGCGGGACGCGAACGCGCCCGCGCACGACGACTTCAAGCTGCCGCGCCGCTACAACTTCGGCCTGGGCCTGCGCCCGCTGGATGAGCGCTACACGCTGGGCGTGGACTGGCTCTTCGCGGAAGGGGGCTTCCGGGAGGGACAGGCCACGTACACGCTCCAGGCGGAGGTGGTGCGCGGCGTGCGGCTGGGCGGCGGGTTGTCCCACGGCTTCGTCAGCGGCATCCCGCTGGCGCTCCAGTTCGCGGCCACGGTGGACCTGGGGCACGCGGGCCTGACGTACGCGGCGGGCGGCACGGGCCACGGCCTGGACCACGTGGTGGCGGTGCGCCTGTCGTCGGAGCGCTACCGCTCCGTGCACGGTGGCGGCGGCATCGTGGCGCTCCTGGACCTGGACGACATGCTGGCGGGCGGCGTGAGTCCGGCGCTGTCCCTCCTGGGCGTGAGCGAGTCCGACCCCTACCTGCGCCTGCTGAAGTTCCTGGACCTGGCCACGCGCGACACGCGGCTGAAGGGCGTGCTGGTGAAGATGGAGGGCCTGCCCGGCGTGGGCTGGGGCACCGCGGAGGAGCTGCGCCAGGCCTTCCTCAAGCTGCGGGCGGCGGGCAAGAAGGTCGTGGTGGTGATGCTGTCCGGGGATGACCGCTCGTACCTCGTGGCGTCGGCGGCGGACAGCGTGTACGCGCTGACGGAGGCGGCGCTGCCCATCAACGGCCTGTCCGCCACGGTGACGTCGCTGGGCGGCACCATGGACAAGCTGGGCGTGCACTGGGACGTGGCGCGCGTGGGCGAATACAAGACGGCGACGGATCAGCTGACCCGCTCCGACATGAGCCCCGCGGAGAAGGAGACGCTGGACGCGTACCTGGACGCCCAGGTGACGCACTACGAGAAGGCCGTGGAGGCGGGCCGCAAGCTGTCCCCGGAGCGGCTGCGCGCGGCGTGGGCGGGCGGCATCCTGTCCTCCCGGCGGGCGCAGCAGGCGGGCCTGCTGGACGGCGTGGTCTCCGCCACGGACCTGCACACGCAGGTGGCCGACTGGTTTCCGGGCTTGCGCTTCCACCCGACGTACTCGCCGCGCGACGAGCGCGAGGACCGCTGGGGCGTGCGCCGCCGCATCGCCGTGGTGCCGGTGCTGGGCGACATCACCGGGGGCAGCAGCCGCGAGGACCCGCTGGGCTTCGCGCGCATCGCGGGCGCCGAGACGGTGGTGAGCGCGCTGAAGGACGCCCAGGACGACCCGTCCGTGGTGGCCATCGTCCTGCGCGTGGACTCCGGCGGCGGCGACGTGCTGGCGTCGGACCTGATGTACCGCGCGGTGCTGGAGGCGAAGAAGCACAAGCCCGTCGTCGCCTCCATGGGCGACCTGGCGGCCTCCGGCGGCTACTACGCGGCGGTGGGCGCGGACGAGGTCATCGCGGAGCCCACCACGCTGACGGGCAGCATCGGCGTCTTCTACCTGAAGCCCGCGCTGGAGGGCCTGGGCACGAAGCTGGGGGTGAACCAGGAGACCGTCAAGCGCGGCGACATGGCGGACCTGCTGGGGTGGTGGAAGCCGTGGACGCACGAGCAGCAGGCCGCGGTGCAGGCCTGGGTGGACGACTCCTACGACACGTTCATCAGCGAGGTCGCGCGCTGCCGGAAGCTGGACAAGGCGAAGGTGGACGCCATCGCCCGGGGACGCGTGTGGAGCGGCCAGGACGCGCTCGCCCGAGGGCTGGTGGACAAGCTGGGGGGCCTGCAAGACGCGGTCGCGGCCGCCCGCGAGCGCGCCGGGGTGTCCTCCAGGGAGGACCTGGACCTGGACGTCATGGGGGGCGCGCGAGGCTTCCTCTCCAGCCTGGGCGGCGAGCCCGGGGTGCACGCGCTGGCGGGGGTGCTGCTGCCCGCGCTGCCGGAGCGCCCCCCGGAGGCGCTGTCCCTGCTTGCCCGGGAGGTGGGGCTGGGCTCGCCCGAGCTCTTGCGTCCCGGCCTGAAGGCCATGCTCCCCTACAGCATCCGCATCCGCTGA